From Thermodesulfobacteriota bacterium, one genomic window encodes:
- a CDS encoding MlaD family protein — protein MQDNAATLAVKVGAFVLVALAALVYLSITFTGVTSGRRVGYALQATFDDVSGLVEDASVRMAGIEVGRVQRITLEEGRARVGLFIYDEFRVPADVQAVIRTRGMLGDRYLQLLPGLQAEPFLAAGSEIGRTSSPVTFDELVQEAAPVLKDIRSIASVVNDTAQSVLGDEESRQAVRSTLANLRDLTASINRISAGVEAGQGTLGLLVTDDSLFRQAKGFLDRFTTLATRLDSTEGTLGRLLTDDALYVDLRDMAREARQVAGGLNTVVARLNQGEGFLGKMIRDEGLYGRLANAVSDLEATLAAVRSGQGTLGKLVTDPSLYDETKAAVQNVNRASTGLQEQLPVSVLGTVVGVAIQ, from the coding sequence ATGCAGGACAACGCAGCGACCCTGGCGGTCAAGGTGGGGGCCTTTGTGCTGGTGGCCCTGGCGGCCCTGGTGTATCTCAGCATCACCTTCACCGGCGTCACCAGCGGCCGGCGGGTCGGCTACGCCCTGCAGGCCACCTTCGACGATGTCTCCGGCCTGGTGGAGGATGCCTCGGTGCGGATGGCGGGCATCGAGGTGGGCCGGGTGCAGCGGATTACCCTGGAAGAGGGGCGAGCCCGGGTGGGGCTCTTCATCTACGACGAATTCCGCGTGCCGGCGGATGTCCAGGCCGTGATCCGGACCCGGGGCATGCTGGGGGACCGCTACCTGCAGCTCCTGCCCGGCCTGCAGGCAGAGCCCTTCCTGGCCGCAGGCAGCGAGATCGGCCGCACCTCGTCGCCGGTCACCTTCGATGAGCTGGTCCAGGAGGCGGCGCCGGTTCTGAAAGACATCCGCTCCATCGCCTCGGTGGTCAACGATACGGCCCAGAGCGTGCTGGGCGACGAGGAGAGCCGGCAGGCGGTCCGGAGCACCCTGGCCAACCTCCGGGACCTCACCGCCAGCATCAACCGCATCAGTGCCGGCGTCGAGGCCGGTCAGGGAACCCTGGGCCTCCTGGTCACCGACGACTCCTTGTTCCGCCAGGCCAAGGGCTTCCTGGACCGCTTCACCACCCTGGCCACCCGCCTCGATTCCACGGAGGGCACCCTGGGCCGGCTGCTCACGGACGATGCCCTGTACGTCGATCTGCGGGACATGGCCCGGGAGGCACGCCAGGTGGCCGGCGGTCTCAACACCGTGGTGGCGCGTCTCAACCAGGGGGAGGGCTTTCTGGGCAAGATGATCCGGGACGAGGGCCTCTACGGGCGGCTGGCCAATGCGGTCAGCGACCTGGAGGCGACCCTGGCCGCGGTGCGCAGCGGCCAGGGCACCCTGGGCAAGCTGGTCACCGATCCTTCCCTCTACGACGAGACCAAGGCAGCGGTCCAGAACGTCAACCGGGCCTCCACGGGTCTTCAGGAGCAGCT